From Megalobrama amblycephala isolate DHTTF-2021 linkage group LG8, ASM1881202v1, whole genome shotgun sequence, the proteins below share one genomic window:
- the snrpc gene encoding U1 small nuclear ribonucleoprotein C, which translates to MPKFYCDYCDTYLTHDSPSVRKTHCSGRKHKENVKDYYQKWMEEQAQSLIDKTTAAFQQGKIPPTPFPGAPPPGGSLLPHPNISGPPRPGMLPAPPMGGPPMMPMMGPPPHGMMPGGPGPGMRPPMGGPMQMMPGPHMMRPPARPMMLSVRPGMVRPDR; encoded by the exons ATGCCGAA GTTTTATTGTGATTATTGTGACACATACCTGACACATGATTCG CCATCAGTCAGAAAGACACACTGCAGTGGACGTAAACACAAAGAAAATGTGAAAGATTATTATCAGAAATGGATGGAGGAGCAGGCTCAGAGTCTCATCGACAAAACAA CGGCCGCCTTCCAGCAAGGTAAAATTCCACCCACCCCGTTCCCAGGAGCTCCTCCACCTGGCGGATCTCTGCTTCCTCATCCAAACATTA GCGGACCTCCGAGACCTGGCATGTTACCAGCTCCTCCAATGGGTGGTCCTCCTATGATGCCCATGATGGGTCCACCTCCTCATGGCATGATGCCTGGAGGACCAG GTCCAGGTATGCGTCCACCAATGGGCGGACCTATGCAAATGATGCCCGGGCCACACATGATGCGACCTCCTGCTCGGCCAATGATGCTGTCCGTTAGACCTGGTATGGTGCGACCTGATCGATAA